A region of Granulicella aggregans DNA encodes the following proteins:
- a CDS encoding serine/threonine-protein kinase, translating into MDDAFSGNDKSRVPEESASRDANVAVDSKSPDSSLPPNRRDLAAMLQDAGETVVSAVPSGVGSGSPAVTVPPRMETGAATLVSSAETVVSVSPIRQGETPKGANAPFLGGILLEIGTVLGGRYEILQLLGQGGMGAVYKAADREVERIVAVKVIRPEMASNPEILARFKQELLLSSKVTDRNVIRIYDLGEAQGVKFITMEYMEGENLHSLLKARGKLEVAEAVEIVEQVASGLAAAHREGIIHRDLKPANIMRDKSGRVVVMDFGLARTFSGDGMTQTGMMLGTMEYMSPEQAQGMDVKASSDIFTVGLILYELLTGITPFQAETAIASLLMRTQKRAAPLVDVDRNIPGTLSNIVAKCLEKEPAKRYQNAEELDADLRVWQGRSAGKTITAPAARRDRRVGSVPWLRVGVAGVLVAAIAGGSSWYFLGKHKAAGTSTAHGPVSVLIGDFENHTGDSVLDSTLEPMLGVAMEDASFINVYSRGDARKIAKKLPNPTDVLDEQTSRLVAINQDINAVITGDISHRGEQYDISAIALDTHTGNVLAKAEVTVADKQQILSELPKLAIPIRQALGDTTTDSVKFDKVSGGFTAKSLEAVHYDSLGVDQQFAGKFQEAFNSFKKSAEEDPQFARAYTGMAAMSQNLGRTADAVKYMKLAMQNKDRMTERELYRNQGLYYLTTGESKECVDQYTQLVTRYPADRVGWNNLANCYTQLRNAPKALEAARHAVEIVPKGVGQRLNLAFIAAFAGDFSTSEKEARTALEISPTSAQGQLVLAEAKTGQGQIDAAANSYRQLEKTGAPGSSTAADGLADLAAYQGNYAEAARILTQGAATDAAAKDTDNAARKYAALANIEELQGHQPAALTDMAKALAASQSLQIQMLAGMLYVEAGDLAKAQKAATGLAAQKSTEPQAYSKIIQGLIALKKKDAKAAVTQITAANSVLDTWIGHFELGRAYLEAAAFQEASAEFDLCLKRRGEAIELFDDNVPTYAYFPLVYYYQGRARQDMKMATFSDSYKNYLSTRGQSSDDPLAFEVRRMVGQ; encoded by the coding sequence GATGCCGGGGAGACGGTTGTGTCTGCGGTGCCGTCTGGGGTCGGTTCTGGTTCGCCGGCGGTCACCGTTCCACCGCGAATGGAAACGGGTGCCGCAACCCTGGTATCGAGCGCGGAGACTGTCGTCTCCGTCTCCCCCATTCGCCAGGGTGAAACTCCGAAGGGCGCGAACGCTCCCTTCCTCGGCGGAATTCTGCTCGAGATCGGCACCGTTCTGGGCGGCCGCTATGAGATTCTCCAACTTCTCGGGCAGGGCGGCATGGGCGCCGTGTACAAGGCCGCCGACCGCGAAGTGGAGCGGATCGTGGCGGTGAAGGTCATCCGTCCCGAGATGGCCTCGAACCCTGAGATCCTGGCCCGTTTCAAACAGGAGCTTCTACTCTCCTCCAAAGTCACAGACCGCAATGTGATCCGAATCTACGACCTGGGCGAGGCCCAGGGCGTGAAGTTCATCACGATGGAGTACATGGAGGGCGAGAACCTCCATAGTCTTCTGAAGGCACGCGGGAAGCTGGAGGTTGCGGAAGCTGTCGAGATCGTGGAGCAGGTGGCCAGCGGTCTGGCCGCCGCCCATCGGGAAGGCATCATCCATCGCGACCTGAAGCCAGCCAACATCATGCGCGACAAGAGCGGTCGCGTGGTGGTGATGGACTTTGGTCTGGCCCGCACCTTCTCCGGCGATGGCATGACCCAGACCGGCATGATGCTGGGGACGATGGAGTACATGTCTCCTGAGCAGGCGCAGGGGATGGACGTGAAGGCCAGCTCCGACATCTTTACAGTCGGCCTGATCCTGTATGAGCTGCTGACCGGAATCACCCCCTTCCAAGCGGAGACGGCGATCGCTAGCCTCCTCATGCGTACGCAGAAACGCGCCGCGCCACTGGTGGACGTCGACAGGAACATTCCGGGCACGCTCAGCAACATCGTCGCCAAGTGTCTTGAGAAGGAGCCGGCGAAGCGCTACCAAAACGCAGAAGAACTCGATGCGGATCTTCGTGTGTGGCAGGGCAGGAGCGCCGGCAAGACAATCACTGCTCCCGCAGCGCGCCGCGACAGACGCGTCGGATCGGTTCCGTGGCTGCGTGTCGGTGTGGCGGGCGTTCTGGTTGCGGCGATCGCAGGTGGAAGCAGCTGGTACTTCCTCGGAAAGCATAAGGCAGCCGGCACTTCAACGGCGCATGGCCCGGTCTCCGTTTTGATTGGCGATTTCGAGAACCATACCGGGGATTCGGTGCTGGATAGCACGCTCGAACCGATGCTTGGCGTGGCCATGGAAGATGCGAGCTTCATCAACGTCTACAGCCGGGGCGATGCGCGTAAGATCGCAAAAAAACTACCTAACCCAACGGACGTGCTGGACGAGCAGACCTCGCGACTTGTGGCGATCAATCAGGACATCAATGCCGTCATCACAGGCGATATCAGCCATCGCGGCGAACAGTACGATATCTCCGCAATCGCACTGGACACACACACGGGCAACGTGCTCGCCAAGGCGGAAGTCACCGTCGCCGACAAGCAGCAGATCCTCAGCGAACTTCCGAAGCTTGCGATCCCCATTCGCCAGGCGCTGGGCGATACGACAACAGACTCAGTCAAGTTCGACAAGGTCAGCGGAGGCTTCACCGCCAAATCGCTCGAAGCCGTCCACTACGATTCACTCGGTGTGGATCAGCAGTTCGCTGGCAAGTTCCAGGAAGCCTTCAACTCCTTCAAGAAGTCCGCCGAGGAAGATCCGCAGTTCGCCCGAGCTTACACCGGGATGGCGGCCATGTCACAGAATCTCGGCAGAACGGCCGACGCGGTGAAGTACATGAAGCTGGCCATGCAGAACAAAGACCGCATGACCGAGCGCGAGCTCTATCGCAACCAGGGCCTCTACTACCTCACCACGGGCGAATCGAAAGAATGCGTGGATCAATACACGCAGTTGGTGACACGTTATCCCGCAGACCGCGTGGGCTGGAACAACCTTGCGAACTGCTACACGCAACTCCGCAACGCTCCGAAAGCACTGGAAGCGGCGAGGCACGCTGTTGAGATCGTCCCCAAAGGCGTGGGACAACGCTTGAACCTCGCCTTCATCGCTGCGTTCGCTGGCGACTTTTCGACCAGTGAAAAGGAGGCGCGCACCGCGCTCGAGATCAGTCCTACCTCCGCACAGGGACAACTGGTGCTCGCCGAAGCGAAGACCGGACAGGGGCAGATCGACGCGGCGGCGAATAGCTACCGGCAGCTTGAGAAGACTGGAGCGCCCGGCTCTTCGACCGCAGCCGATGGGCTGGCGGATCTCGCCGCTTATCAAGGCAACTACGCAGAGGCAGCTCGAATTCTTACCCAGGGCGCCGCGACCGATGCAGCCGCGAAAGACACGGACAACGCCGCGAGGAAGTACGCGGCGCTGGCGAACATCGAGGAGTTACAGGGACATCAGCCTGCTGCCCTTACCGACATGGCGAAGGCGCTGGCCGCCAGCCAGTCTCTCCAGATTCAGATGTTGGCCGGAATGCTCTATGTGGAAGCTGGTGACCTGGCCAAAGCACAGAAGGCTGCGACCGGCCTTGCTGCCCAGAAATCGACTGAGCCGCAGGCTTACAGCAAAATCATCCAGGGTTTGATCGCACTAAAGAAAAAAGATGCGAAGGCGGCAGTGACGCAGATCACGGCGGCGAATAGCGTGTTGGACACCTGGATCGGCCACTTCGAGCTGGGACGGGCGTACCTGGAGGCGGCCGCATTTCAAGAGGCCAGCGCCGAGTTCGATCTATGCCTGAAGCGGCGAGGTGAAGCGATTGAACTCTTCGACGATAACGTGCCGACCTACGCCTACTTCCCGCTGGTCTACTACTATCAGGGACGCGCGAGACAGGACATGAAGATGGCAACCTTCTCGGACTCTTACAAGAACTATCTCAGCACTCGCGGACAGTCTTCGGATGATCCGCTGGCGTTCGAAGTTCGGCGTATGGTCGGCCAGTAG
- a CDS encoding DUF1801 domain-containing protein, with protein MNDHDGELGAIARRWFEAMRECGDEVRELLHDGCPNACFGDAAFGYVNVFTSHVNVGFFQGSALPDPARLLQGNGKFMRHVKLRPGEELDSAALSQLIAVAYSDIKSRVERG; from the coding sequence ATGAACGACCATGACGGCGAATTGGGAGCGATCGCCCGCCGCTGGTTCGAGGCGATGAGAGAGTGCGGAGACGAGGTCCGCGAGCTTCTGCATGACGGTTGCCCGAATGCCTGCTTCGGAGACGCTGCCTTTGGCTATGTGAATGTATTTACCTCACACGTGAACGTAGGGTTCTTTCAAGGTTCGGCTCTGCCGGACCCGGCCCGCCTGTTACAGGGTAACGGCAAGTTCATGCGCCATGTGAAGTTGAGACCAGGCGAAGAGTTAGACTCCGCTGCCCTGAGTCAGCTCATCGCTGTAGCTTATTCGGATATCAAGTCACGCGTCGAACGTGGCTAG